The DNA window GTAGCCGGTCATCTCGACCCGCTTCGGGTCGATCAGCAGCAGCCGCACCTCGTCCGGCGTGGCCCGGGTCAGGATGGAAACCAGCAGCGAGTTCAGGCAGGACGACTTGCCGGCGCCGGTGGCGCCGGCGATGAGGATGTGCGGCATCTTCGCGAGGTTGGCCACCACGTAGCCGCCCTCGATGTCCTTGCCGAGCGCCACCACCATCGGGTGGTGGTCGCTGGTGGCGGCGCGCGAGCGCAGCACGTCGCCGAGCGACACGTTCTCCGGGTCGGTGTTCGGGATCTCCACGCCGACCGCGCTCTTGCCCGGGATCGGGCTGAGGATCCGCACGTCCGGGGACTTCACCGCGTACGCGATGTTGCGGGAGAGCTGGGTGATCCGCTCGACCTTGACACCCGGCCCCAGCTCGACCTCGTAGCGGGTGACGGTCGGGCCCCGGGTGAAGCCGGTGACCGCGGCGTCCACGTCGAACTGCTCGAAGACGCCGGTCAGCGCCGCGATCACCTCGTCGTTGGCCTTGCTGCGGGTCTTCGGCGCGGCCCCGGCGCCGAGCAGGTTGGCCGGCGGCAGCGTGTAGTCGCCGGCCAGCCCGGTGAGCGCGAGCTGCTCGGCGCGGGTGGGCAGCGGCGAGTGCTCCGGCGGCTCGGCCGGCTTGCGGTTCGCCGGCACCTTGGGCATCTTGCGCGGCAGCACGATGGTGTCCTGGAGGTCGACGCCGGCCAGCTCGTCGTCCGGGTCCAGCTCCGCCGGGTCGAGCGGCGGCGGGAGCCGCTTCGCCGGCCGCCTGCGCGCCGGCTTCGGCGGCGCCTCGACCTCGTCGGACTCGTCGACGGCCTCCGGGGCGCCCGGGTCGGCGCGCAGGCCGAGCCGCTCGGGGATCCGGTTGATCGGGGTCGCGGTGACCACCAGCAGGCCGAACACCAGCAGCAGGATCAGCAGCGGCATCGCCACCCAGGCGGTCACCGCGGACTTCAGCAGCTCGCCCACCCCGGCGCCGACCAGGCCGCCGGCGTAGTCGCGCTGGACCTCGTCGACCGGGTTCTGCCCGATGTGCAGCATCGCGGCGGTGGCCAACAGCATCGAACCCCAACCGACCAGGCCGCGCCCGCGGTGCTCCGGGTCGACCGGGGTACGCATCAGTCGCCACGCGCCGACCATCAACAGCACCGGCAGCACGATGGAGATCGCCCCGACGAAGAGGCGCACGGTGTCGGCCAGGTGCCGGCCCACCGGGCCGGCGCCACCGCCCCAGATGCCGACCGCGGCGAGGATGGCCAGCCCGAACAGCAACAGACCGGCGCCGTCGCGGCGGTGCTCCGGGTCGAGGTCCCGGGTGGACGCGGCCTGCCGGCCGGCGGCCCGGAACGCCCACCCGACCGAGTGCGCCAGCCCCATCCACAGGGCGTTGACCGCGCCGCCGACGAACGCCGCCGGGCTCGGCCCGCGGGCCGGTCGCCGCCGGGCGGGCTTGCGCGCCGCCTTCTTCGCCGGTTGCCGGGCACGGTTGTTCGTGGAGCCACGTGGCGACGCGCCGCGCCGCCGGCTCGCCTGAGAGGTACGGCCCGCCATAGAGTCACGGTAACGGCGGCACCCGGCGGAACGCCGCTTTTCCGGGTCGTGTCCGCGTGTCACAGCACGGATCGGACCGTCGTTTGTGTTATTCGCCTCAGAAGGGATGCCCGATGGCGTCGCCGGAGATCGAGGACGGTCCGGACGGCCCGCTGGCCGGGCCTCCGCAGGCGCTGCGTCCGCTGACCGGTGAGCTGATCGCCGCCGTGCTCACCCACCGGGGGTACGCGGTGGTCGAGGAGCCCGACGGCGCCCTGGTCGGCCGCTGGGAGCGGAGCCTCGTCTGGTTCCACCGTCGCGGCGCGGCCGGCGAACAGTTCCAGGTACGCACCGTCACCGCACCCCGGTTCGGCATCGAACGCGTGCCCGAGCTGCACGCGTTCTGCAACACCTGGAACCACGACCGGCTCTGGCCCAAGGCGTACGTGCACGTCGCCGACGACGGGACGGCCCAGGTCTGCGGCGAGGTCACCACCGACCTGGAGCGCGGGGTGACTCCGCACCAGCTCGACCGGCTGGTCGACTGCGGCGTCACCACCGGCTGCCAGCTCGCCGACGCCGTCGCCGAGCTGACCGGCGGGCCGGCCCGGTGACCACCGCCCGCGACCGGGGGCTGACCGCCGCGCTCGCCGACGCCCGGGACCGGCCCGACGGTGCCGAACGCTGCGCCGAGCTGGCGCGCATCGCCGCCCGCGCCGACGCCACCGGCGACCCGCGCACCGCCGCCGCGGCGCGCTTCGCGCTGGTCGAGGCGTACCTGCACCTGGGTGAGCGGTGGCGGACCGTGGAGCCGGTCGGCCACCTGCGGGCCACGCTGGCCCGGCACCCCGGGCTGCTCGACGCCGACGACCTGACCCGGCTGCGTCGACACCAGCGGCAGGCGGTCGAGGCGCTCTTCGGCACCCCCCGGGTGGGGCTGGACCAGGCCCGGTCCCTGCTGGACACGCTCACCGACGACCTCGGCCCGGACGCCACGCCGGTCGGCGAGCTGCGCTGCCGCCTCGCCGACCACCTCGGCGACGAGCCGGCGGCCCGACACGCGTACGCGCACTGGAGCGCGGGCGACACGGCGGACCCGGTGGGCGGCTGCCCGGGCTGCGCGCCGGCGCGGCGGGCCGACCTGCTGGCCGGCTGGGGCGAGCCGGCGGCGGCCCTGGCGACGCTCGCCTCGGCCGACCCGGGGGGCTGCACCGACCAGCCGGAACGGTCCCTCGCCGCGGGGCTGCTTCCGTGGCTGCGCACCGGCGCGGTGGTGGAGGCGGCGCGGGCGCACGTGCGCGCCTACCGCCGGCACCGCCGGGAACGCACCGCCTTCCCGCTGCTCGCCACGCACCTGCGGTTCTGCGCGCTGGGCGGCTACCCGCACCGAGGTCTGGAGCTGCTGACCGAGCAGTTGCCCCGGCTGGACCACCCGGCCGACGACCTGTCCGCGATGGAGTTCGCCGCGGCGGGCGCGCTGCTCTGCGGGCTGGCCACCGAGGCCGGTCTCGGCGGGCGGCGGATCCACCGCCCCGGGCATGGTTCCCGGCCGGCCGCCGAGGTGGACGTGGCCACGCTCGGCGCGCAGTTGCAGGCCCTGGCCACCGCACTGGCGGGCAGCTTCGACGCCCGCAACGGCACCGGTCACCAGTCCGGGCGGATCGCCTCCTGGCTGGCCGAACGCCCGCTCGCCGGGCCGGTGTCGCTGGCCGCCGAGAGCGAGTTCGACGACGAACCGGCGGTCGAGGAGGCCGGACCCGACCCGGCCCACCCGGACGAGCCGGCCCCGCTCGACCTGGCGGCGCTCGCCGCCGTGCTCGACGGTCGCGGCGAGGCGTACACCGTGGAGCCCGACGGCACGCTGGCCGGGCGGTGGGGCGAGGCGACGATCCAGTTCCGCCGGCTCGGCCGGCACGGCGACGTGCTGCACTCCCGGGTGGTGGCGGCCCGCCGGCTGCCGGCCGCCCGCCGCGCCGAGGCGTACGCGTTCTGCAACGTCTGGAACCACGACCGGCTGCTGCCCGCCGCCTACGTGCACCAGCCCGACGACGAGACGCTGGTGCTGGCCGCCGGCATCACCACCGACCTGTCCTGCGGCGTCGCGCCGGTCCAGCTCGCCGTGCTGGTGGCCGCCGCGATCCGCACCGGCACGGCCTACGCCGACGCGGTCGCCGCGCTGCCCTGACCGCACGCGGCGCGGCCCCCGACCACCGGGCGGTGGGGGTGCCGGAGGATCTGCGCCGCCGACGCGGCGCGGCCCCCGACCACCGGGCGGTGGGGGTGCCGGAGGATCTGCGCCGCCGACGCGGCGCGGCCCCCGACCACCGGGCGGTGGGGGTCGGGGGCCGCGGTCTCGGTACCGCCGGGCGGCGGTCAGCGGGCGGAGAACGCCAGCGTGTACTCGCCCGAGCCGGCCAGTCCGACGACCCGGTAGCGGTAGGCGCCGGCCGGGGTGTCGGCGGTCAACTTCGCCATGCCGTCGGCGTTGTCGGCGCGGGCCACCGTGCGGAACGTGCCGCCGGTGAAGCGTTGCAGCTCCAACACCACCCGGGCGCCGTCCGGTGCGGTGAGGCAGGCGTCCTGCGCGCCGCCGGCCACCCGGAAGAAGCGGCCGTCCGGCTGCACCTGGGCCCGCCCGGCGACGATCCGGCCGCTCCGGCTGACCTGGCCGGAGCACCCGGTGTCGGCGGCCGGCGGGGCGGGCGGCACGCTGGCCGGCGGGGCGGTTTCGCCACCACCGGCCGGCGGCTCCGCGGGCGCCTGCTGGCCGCCGGCGGTGACCAGCGTCAGGTTGTTGCGCTGGAGGATCTCGTTGACCGGCTGGAAGAACGTGACGCCGCCCCGGGTGCAGTCGCCGGAGCCGCCGGAGGTGACGCCCTGCGCCTGGTCGCCGGAGAGCCACGCGCCACCCGAGTCGCCCGGCTCGGCGCAGACCTCGGTGCGGGTCAGCCTGGGGACCGTGCCGGCCGCCCAGCGTTCGGTCTTCAGCCGGCGTACCGCCTGGTCGCGGGTGAGCGACAGGTCGCGACCGAGCGCGTCCAGGACCTCCGGGGCGACGCCGTCGGCCGTCGGCGCGGCCCGCCGGGGTTCCTCACCGGCGAACGACGGCAGCGTCACCGCCGCCGTCAACCCGGCCGCCGCCACCACGACACCGATGGCTGTCATCCGTCTGCGGTCCATCCGCCACGCTCCTCCCGACCGGCGCGGGGGCACGCCGGTCGGCAGGGAGTACGGAGACGTACGCCGATCGGTTGAACGACGGCACGGGGTTTCGACGCGGCGTGTCGGGGCGTACCCGGAACGCGACGGCGCCGGCCCACCGGGGACGGTGGACCGGCGCGCGGAGCTGTCGGGTCAGACCTCGACGACGGTCGGGACGATCATCGGGCGACGGCGGTACGCGTCGTTGACCCAGCGACCGACCGTCCGGCGGACGATCTGCTGGAGCTGGTGCGGGTCGGTGATGCCGTCCGCGGCGGCCCGGTTGAGCGCGTCGGTGACCAGCGGCACCACGGGGTTGAACGCGTCCGGGTCCTCGGAGAAGCCCTTCGCCGAGACGGTCGGGCCGGCGACCACCTTGCCGGTGACCGAGTCGACCACCACGGTGGCGGCGATGAACCCGCCGTCGCCGAGGATCCGCCGTTCGGTGAGCAGCGACTCGCTGACGTCGCCGACGGCGAGGCCGTCGACGTAGACGTAGCGGCTCCGCACGTGCCCCACCAGGCTCGCCCGGCCCTCCACCAGGTCGACCACGTCGCCGTCCTCGCACAGCACCACCCGGTCCGCCGCGACGCCGGACTCGATGCCGAGCCGGGCGTGCGCGCGCAGGTGCCGCCACTCGCCGTGCACCGGCATCAGGTTGCTCGGTCGCACCACGTTGAGCAGGTAGAGCAGCTCGCCGGCCGGGGCGTGCCCGGAGACGTGCACCTTGGCGACGTCCTTGTGCACCACCACGGCGCCGGCCCGGGCCAGCCGGTTGATCACCCGGTAGACCGAGGTTTCGTTGCCGGGCACCAGCGACGAGGCCAGCACCACGGTGTCACCCGGCGCGATGGTGATGTGCCGGTGGTCGCCGCTGGCCATCCGGCCGAGCGCGCTCATCGGCTCGCCCTGCGAACCGGTGGACATCAGCACGATCTGCTCGGGCGGCAGGTTGGTGGCCTCCTCGATGTTGACCACCAGGCCGGCCGGGATGTTGAGCAGGCCGAGGTCGCGGGCGATGCCCATGTTGCGGACCATGGACCGGCCGATCAACGCCACCTTGCGGCCGTGCTCGATCGCCGAGTCGAAGACCTGCTGCACCCGGTGCACGTGCGAGGCGAACGAGGCGACGATGATCCGCCCCTTGGCCTTCGCGAAGATCGAGTCGAGCACCGGGCCGATCTCCCGCTCCGGCGTGACGAAGCCGGGGATCTCCGCGTTGGTGGAGTCGGACAGCAGCAGGTCGACGCCCTCGGCGCCGAGCCGGGCGAAGCCGGCCAGATCGGTGATCCGGCCGTCCAGCGGGAGCTGGTCCATCTTGAAGTCGCCGGTGTGCAGCACCAGGCCGGCCG is part of the Micromonospora sp. WMMD980 genome and encodes:
- a CDS encoding YbjN domain-containing protein, with translation MTTARDRGLTAALADARDRPDGAERCAELARIAARADATGDPRTAAAARFALVEAYLHLGERWRTVEPVGHLRATLARHPGLLDADDLTRLRRHQRQAVEALFGTPRVGLDQARSLLDTLTDDLGPDATPVGELRCRLADHLGDEPAARHAYAHWSAGDTADPVGGCPGCAPARRADLLAGWGEPAAALATLASADPGGCTDQPERSLAAGLLPWLRTGAVVEAARAHVRAYRRHRRERTAFPLLATHLRFCALGGYPHRGLELLTEQLPRLDHPADDLSAMEFAAAGALLCGLATEAGLGGRRIHRPGHGSRPAAEVDVATLGAQLQALATALAGSFDARNGTGHQSGRIASWLAERPLAGPVSLAAESEFDDEPAVEEAGPDPAHPDEPAPLDLAALAAVLDGRGEAYTVEPDGTLAGRWGEATIQFRRLGRHGDVLHSRVVAARRLPAARRAEAYAFCNVWNHDRLLPAAYVHQPDDETLVLAAGITTDLSCGVAPVQLAVLVAAAIRTGTAYADAVAALP
- a CDS encoding ribonuclease J gives rise to the protein MTEAHIEGELPPPLPEGGLRIMPLGGLGAIGRNMTVFEYDGKLLVVDCGVLFPDVEQPGVDLILPDFGPILDRLADVQAIVLTHGHEDHIGAVPYLLAHKPDIPLVGSQFTLALVEAKLAERRIQPYTLTVREGGRERLGPFECEFFAVNHSIPDALAVAIRTPAGLVLHTGDFKMDQLPLDGRITDLAGFARLGAEGVDLLLSDSTNAEIPGFVTPEREIGPVLDSIFAKAKGRIIVASFASHVHRVQQVFDSAIEHGRKVALIGRSMVRNMGIARDLGLLNIPAGLVVNIEEATNLPPEQIVLMSTGSQGEPMSALGRMASGDHRHITIAPGDTVVLASSLVPGNETSVYRVINRLARAGAVVVHKDVAKVHVSGHAPAGELLYLLNVVRPSNLMPVHGEWRHLRAHARLGIESGVAADRVVLCEDGDVVDLVEGRASLVGHVRSRYVYVDGLAVGDVSESLLTERRILGDGGFIAATVVVDSVTGKVVAGPTVSAKGFSEDPDAFNPVVPLVTDALNRAAADGITDPHQLQQIVRRTVGRWVNDAYRRRPMIVPTVVEV
- a CDS encoding DNA translocase FtsK — its product is MAGRTSQASRRRGASPRGSTNNRARQPAKKAARKPARRRPARGPSPAAFVGGAVNALWMGLAHSVGWAFRAAGRQAASTRDLDPEHRRDGAGLLLFGLAILAAVGIWGGGAGPVGRHLADTVRLFVGAISIVLPVLLMVGAWRLMRTPVDPEHRGRGLVGWGSMLLATAAMLHIGQNPVDEVQRDYAGGLVGAGVGELLKSAVTAWVAMPLLILLLVFGLLVVTATPINRIPERLGLRADPGAPEAVDESDEVEAPPKPARRRPAKRLPPPLDPAELDPDDELAGVDLQDTIVLPRKMPKVPANRKPAEPPEHSPLPTRAEQLALTGLAGDYTLPPANLLGAGAAPKTRSKANDEVIAALTGVFEQFDVDAAVTGFTRGPTVTRYEVELGPGVKVERITQLSRNIAYAVKSPDVRILSPIPGKSAVGVEIPNTDPENVSLGDVLRSRAATSDHHPMVVALGKDIEGGYVVANLAKMPHILIAGATGAGKSSCLNSLLVSILTRATPDEVRLLLIDPKRVEMTGYEGIPHLVTPIVTNPKKAADSLEWVVREMDMRYDDLAANGVRHIDDFNRKVRNGEIKAPPGSEREMRPYPYLLVIVDELADLMMVAPRDVEDSVVRITQLARAAGIHLVLATQRPSVDVVTGLIKANVPSRLAFATSSLADSRVILDQPGAEKLLGRGDGLFLPMGASKPVRIQGAWVTEREITDVVKFCKDQREPEFRPDVLAPVQDSKKKIDEDIGDDLDLLVQAVELVVTSQFGSTSMLQRKLRVGFAKAGRLMDLMETRGVVGPSEGSKARDVLVKPDELEEVLAGLRGGD
- a CDS encoding YbjN domain-containing protein, producing MASPEIEDGPDGPLAGPPQALRPLTGELIAAVLTHRGYAVVEEPDGALVGRWERSLVWFHRRGAAGEQFQVRTVTAPRFGIERVPELHAFCNTWNHDRLWPKAYVHVADDGTAQVCGEVTTDLERGVTPHQLDRLVDCGVTTGCQLADAVAELTGGPAR